The window AAATCTTTTCATCAGATACTGCCCTGGCCGAAGCCGGGCGAGGAATGGGCGTTCCTGCCCGGCTCTGGCTTCCAATTGGTACCGAGAGACATAGGGGCTTTCTCCATTCGGGTCCCTCGGCTGCGTTTGCACGACATCGAACTCATACATCGAGGCCTGGTCGCTGGTCGCTCTTCCGCCGGCGGAGGTTTCCTGCGTGGACCTCACCAGCACGGAACCGATCACGATACCCCATTCGGGAGCAGGCGCTGCAATCCGTTCGTTAGACATGTCGAGAGACGAGGCGCAGGCGGCGAGGCTCAAGGCCAGAGGCGCTAGTATGGTAGAAAGAACAGGCCTCTGCAAAGTTGCGTGGTCAACAAATCTCATGCTTCGCACTATCTCTGGTTGAGCGGCCTCAGTCAAGAGATGGGAAGCGTCCAGCCATCAGGTTTCGCGCTCGAAGGCCTGTCGGATCGCCGCCAGATTGGGTTTCGACATGGTCAAGATCGCCTCCATCACGCGTTCTGCCCTGGCGGGATCCTTCTCCCGTAGCATGTCGTTCCAGTCCGGCGACACGATTTGCCAGGAGAGGCCGAACTTATCCTTCAGCCAGCCGCAGGGGCCTTCCTCTCCGCCGTCCGACAACTTAGCCCACATCTCGTCGATGTCGGCCTGGTTCCGGCACTTCACCATCATCGAAATAGCTTCGGAGAACCTGAAGAGCGGACCGCCGTTGAGCGCGACGAATTCCTGGCCATCCAACTCAGATGACCGATTACATCGCGTAGACCTGTCCGCTATAATGCGCCCGAACTTTTAGAGGAGGCCTGTTATGGCATTTAATCAGGTCGGAGATTTCTGGTTGGCGCCCGGTGAATCCACCCGTATCCATCTCGCCCTTGGGGGCCTGGTCAATGAAGCGGAGTGGGGAGGGTTCGATTTCGGCGCTCAATGGATCATGGCCGACGGCGTCGGGATCAACCCGGTGCGGCTCAT is drawn from Nitrospira sp. and contains these coding sequences:
- a CDS encoding VOC family protein; translated protein: MIADRSTRCNRSSELDGQEFVALNGGPLFRFSEAISMMVKCRNQADIDEMWAKLSDGGEEGPCGWLKDKFGLSWQIVSPDWNDMLREKDPARAERVMEAILTMSKPNLAAIRQAFERET